Proteins from a genomic interval of Salinarchaeum sp. Harcht-Bsk1:
- a CDS encoding ATP-dependent helicase: MDWREGFAAATGFDPEEHRISDADVLDRLDPAIREWWIQEFGEYVPENGGFFTPPQEEAIPHVLDGKNALVCAPTGSGKTLASFSAVIDDLVRKGRADDLDNEVYCLYVSPLKSLANDIHRNLTEPLEGIQSVMASQGDDDPVEIRHAIRHGDTDDAERQAMLETTPHILNTTPETLAILLNSPKFKEKLRSVEYVIVDEIHALADGKRGTHLSVSLERLEHLANASPTRIGCSATIEPLEDVGEFLVGQQEPGGVLASGGSEGSGDERSESAGDHRDVEIVDTRFAREFDLALECPTEDLINTPRDAVTGRFYDRLHELVQANTNTIVFTNTRSGAERVLHTLRERYDEYDEETSGCHHGSLSRERREDIEQGLKDGDLDVVTSSTSLALGIDMPHVDMVVQVGSPKSVAELLQRVGRAGHRVGQTVTGRVIALDRDELIECAVMLKKAEEGFVDAVSIPEGAQDVAAQHVYGMAINGPRPESEVVGILRRAYPYRDYDDAQWEQLVRYLRAEYDNLEEKNVYAKIWRDENDPPSGRHHYEDYDVGQQLIGKRGRLARVIYMTNIGTIPDSFTCQVVTRSGDEWVGQLDEGYLDTLEPGDVFVLGGDRFAYRYRRGSKVYVDRTSARPTVPSWYSERLPLSFDLGKEILAFQQELVEVLANRGPAAARTWLRQFPLDDNTVRALVRFFETQLEFAGTESVSTPDRLVVEVERDHDEYKRHYHVRSAYGRRFNDGMSRLLAYRCARETGANVSVAVADTGFTLSMPLNRKIDLAGILEDLDPADVRADLRSALDGTDLLQRYFRINATRSLLILKRYKGYEKSASEQQVSSEMLLSFAESLEDFAVIEETYREILEDRLHVAGIEWACQRVQAGDLAVEQFTVDTPSPAAFGLATLAASDVVLAEDESAVLQEFHQRVIDAIGD, encoded by the coding sequence ATGGACTGGCGGGAGGGCTTCGCGGCCGCGACCGGGTTCGATCCCGAGGAGCACCGCATCTCCGACGCGGACGTCCTCGACCGCCTCGACCCCGCGATCCGGGAGTGGTGGATCCAGGAGTTCGGCGAGTACGTCCCCGAGAACGGCGGCTTCTTCACGCCGCCACAGGAGGAGGCGATTCCGCACGTCCTCGACGGCAAGAACGCGCTGGTCTGTGCGCCAACTGGATCAGGCAAGACGTTAGCGAGCTTCTCAGCCGTCATCGACGACCTCGTCCGGAAGGGCCGCGCCGACGACCTCGACAACGAGGTGTACTGCCTCTACGTCTCGCCGCTCAAGTCGCTGGCAAACGACATCCACCGGAACCTCACCGAGCCACTGGAGGGGATCCAGTCGGTGATGGCATCGCAGGGAGACGACGACCCCGTCGAGATCCGCCACGCGATCCGCCACGGCGACACCGACGACGCCGAGCGCCAGGCGATGCTGGAGACGACTCCGCACATCCTGAACACGACGCCGGAGACGCTCGCAATCCTCCTCAACTCGCCGAAGTTCAAGGAGAAACTCCGCTCCGTGGAGTACGTCATCGTCGACGAGATTCACGCGCTCGCCGACGGGAAGCGGGGCACCCACCTCTCCGTCTCCCTGGAACGCCTGGAGCACCTCGCGAACGCTTCGCCGACCCGCATCGGCTGCTCGGCGACGATCGAGCCACTCGAGGACGTCGGCGAGTTCCTCGTCGGGCAGCAGGAGCCAGGCGGGGTCCTCGCGAGCGGCGGGAGCGAGGGCTCGGGAGACGAGCGGAGCGAGTCTGCCGGTGACCACCGCGACGTCGAGATCGTCGACACCCGCTTCGCTCGCGAGTTCGACCTCGCGCTGGAGTGTCCGACCGAGGACCTGATCAACACGCCCAGGGACGCCGTCACCGGCCGCTTCTACGACCGACTCCACGAACTCGTCCAGGCCAATACGAACACGATCGTCTTCACGAACACTCGCTCGGGCGCCGAGCGGGTCCTCCACACGCTCCGGGAGCGCTACGACGAGTACGACGAGGAGACCTCGGGCTGTCACCACGGTAGCCTCTCCAGAGAGCGCCGGGAGGACATCGAGCAGGGGCTCAAAGACGGCGACCTCGACGTGGTGACCTCCTCGACGAGTCTCGCGCTCGGCATCGACATGCCCCACGTCGACATGGTCGTCCAGGTCGGCTCGCCGAAGTCCGTCGCGGAGCTGCTCCAGCGCGTGGGGCGGGCCGGCCACCGCGTCGGCCAGACCGTGACCGGCCGGGTGATCGCGCTCGACCGCGACGAGTTGATCGAGTGTGCGGTCATGCTGAAGAAGGCAGAGGAGGGGTTCGTCGACGCCGTGTCGATCCCCGAGGGCGCCCAGGACGTTGCCGCCCAGCACGTCTACGGCATGGCGATCAACGGGCCACGGCCGGAATCGGAGGTCGTCGGGATCCTCCGGCGTGCGTACCCCTACCGGGACTACGACGACGCCCAGTGGGAGCAACTCGTCCGCTACCTCCGCGCCGAGTACGACAACCTCGAGGAGAAGAACGTCTACGCGAAGATCTGGCGCGACGAGAACGATCCCCCCAGCGGACGCCACCACTACGAGGACTACGACGTCGGGCAGCAGCTGATCGGCAAGCGGGGCCGCCTCGCCCGGGTCATCTACATGACCAACATCGGGACGATCCCCGATTCCTTCACCTGCCAGGTAGTCACCCGCTCTGGCGACGAGTGGGTCGGCCAACTCGACGAGGGGTACCTCGACACGCTCGAACCCGGCGACGTGTTCGTCCTCGGCGGCGACCGCTTCGCGTACCGCTACCGACGCGGGTCGAAGGTGTACGTCGACCGGACGAGCGCGCGGCCGACCGTGCCCTCCTGGTACTCCGAGCGCCTCCCGCTCTCCTTCGACCTCGGGAAGGAGATCCTCGCGTTCCAGCAGGAACTCGTCGAGGTCCTCGCGAACCGCGGTCCGGCGGCCGCCCGTACCTGGCTCAGGCAGTTCCCCCTCGACGACAACACCGTTCGAGCGCTCGTGCGCTTCTTCGAGACGCAACTGGAGTTCGCGGGGACCGAGAGCGTGAGCACGCCCGACCGACTCGTCGTCGAGGTCGAGCGCGACCACGACGAGTACAAGCGCCACTACCACGTCCGCTCGGCGTACGGCCGCCGGTTCAACGACGGCATGTCGCGCCTGCTGGCCTATCGCTGCGCCCGGGAGACCGGCGCGAACGTCTCGGTGGCGGTCGCGGACACCGGGTTCACGCTCTCGATGCCGCTCAACCGGAAGATCGATCTCGCGGGCATCCTCGAGGACCTCGATCCCGCCGACGTCCGGGCGGATCTCCGGAGCGCGCTCGACGGCACCGACCTCCTCCAGCGGTACTTCCGGATCAACGCGACGCGCTCGCTGCTCATCCTCAAGCGGTACAAGGGCTACGAGAAGTCCGCCAGCGAACAGCAGGTCTCCAGCGAGATGTTGCTCTCCTTCGCCGAGAGCCTCGAGGACTTCGCCGTCATCGAGGAGACCTACCGCGAGATCCTGGAGGACCGCCTCCACGTCGCCGGCATCGAGTGGGCCTGCCAGCGCGTCCAGGCCGGCGACCTCGCGGTCGAGCAGTTCACCGTCGACACGCCGTCGCCGGCGGCGTTCGGGCTCGCGACGCTGGCGGCCAGCGACGTCGTGCTCGCCGAAGACGAGAGCGCCGTGCTCCAGGAGTTCCACCAGCGCGTGATAGACGCGATCGGGGACTGA
- a CDS encoding helix-turn-helix domain-containing protein, with protein MKDLAQLQAPVEADHGPPRVLDLTGERADEVFSALSSATARTILSALYEEPKPASQLVGETDTSLQNVQYHLDRMQDAELIEVADTRYSEKGNEMCVYAPTDAAVVLCGSEQSATDRLRDAAPRLLGAVGVLGGASLGVQFLWTEYVVATGSSGGSAEQPMTMDTTSTAASSAGSETPLLAEPGVVFFLGCLAALLLVGIALLARRRYADRQSGSDRPATTAR; from the coding sequence ATGAAGGACCTCGCGCAGCTCCAGGCGCCCGTCGAGGCCGACCACGGGCCGCCGCGCGTCCTCGACCTGACGGGCGAGCGCGCCGACGAGGTGTTCTCCGCGCTCTCCTCGGCGACCGCGCGCACGATTCTCTCGGCGCTCTACGAGGAACCGAAGCCGGCCAGCCAGCTCGTGGGCGAGACCGACACCTCGCTCCAGAACGTCCAGTACCACCTCGATCGGATGCAGGACGCCGAGTTGATCGAGGTTGCCGACACTCGCTACTCCGAGAAGGGCAACGAGATGTGCGTCTACGCGCCAACCGACGCTGCGGTCGTCCTCTGTGGCAGCGAACAGAGCGCGACCGACAGGCTCCGGGACGCCGCGCCCCGACTGCTCGGCGCCGTCGGCGTCCTCGGCGGTGCCAGCCTCGGCGTCCAGTTCCTCTGGACCGAGTACGTCGTCGCGACCGGGTCGTCGGGTGGCTCGGCCGAGCAACCGATGACGATGGATACCACCTCGACGGCCGCCAGCAGCGCCGGGAGCGAGACGCCACTGCTCGCCGAACCCGGCGTCGTCTTCTTCCTGGGCTGTCTGGCGGCCCTGCTCCTCGTCGGGATCGCACTCCTCGCTCGGCGACGGTACGCCGATCGGCAGTCCGGCAGCGATCGACCTGCCACCACCGCGCGCTAG
- a CDS encoding GAF domain-containing protein, whose product MTTQTQSVRILHVDDEPGFADLVATYLGREDDRITVETATAASDALDLLAERQFDCVLSDYDMPGRNGIEFLEAIRERHGDLPFILYTGKGSEEIASEAIAAGVTDYIQKDSGSDHYEVLRNRCLNAIEAHSARRRAENLDRIRSVARDVNQALLRAETRKEAEEAVCQVIAEAEPYQFAWIGQEDPETETVVPRASAGADEGYLSSVEITTDDSETARGPTGRAIATGSLQVVQSVRESSTYDPWRGDALDREFRSSAAVPLLHESASFGVLNVYADRTRPFDADERELLEELGSDVAHALHTLQIQADLRETSTRLEALFEHSPDMVDIHGIDGTILDANPRLCDSLGYSKEELCGMDVWEIDETIDPAAATQIWEEMDAGDRCELEGSYRRRDGTTFPVEVHLERLDIEGEGPLFMVISRDVTERKRSEDVLTALHEAGSRITACDTVGAVCEETVRVAASILEFDESMIALEEDGVLEIRATSEHMRDDAVRPIPVDEGVAGKTYRTGEPVLTEDMRDEPDADPQGDFRSGISLPIGDHGNFQAVADEPGAFDETDIELAELLLSQVDSALTRLRHEEQLRERNERLDEFASLVSHDLRNPLTVATGHLELAREDCESEALETVETALSRMDDLIEELLTVARGDVDKLSTRPVSLPSVLEECTEVVDTNDATIESRTERTILADHQQLRQLLENLLANAVEHGSTSPGSQAPQDAVESDNDGVTITVGDLEDGFFVEDDGPGIPPERRDDVFELGNSTDDDGTGIGLHIVAQVAENHGWSVSVTEGSRGGARFEITGVEDA is encoded by the coding sequence GTGACTACGCAGACGCAATCCGTTCGGATCCTTCACGTCGACGACGAGCCCGGGTTCGCGGACCTGGTCGCTACGTACCTCGGTCGTGAGGACGACCGGATTACCGTCGAGACCGCAACCGCCGCCAGCGACGCACTCGACCTCCTCGCCGAGCGCCAGTTCGATTGCGTGCTATCCGACTACGACATGCCTGGCCGAAACGGGATCGAGTTCCTCGAGGCCATCCGGGAGCGCCACGGGGACCTTCCCTTTATCCTGTACACCGGCAAGGGGTCCGAAGAGATCGCGAGCGAGGCGATCGCCGCGGGCGTCACGGATTACATCCAGAAGGATTCCGGCAGCGACCACTACGAGGTGCTGCGCAACCGGTGCCTGAATGCGATCGAAGCACACAGCGCCAGGCGGCGCGCGGAGAACCTGGATCGAATCCGCAGCGTCGCCCGGGACGTCAATCAGGCGCTCTTGCGGGCGGAGACGCGGAAGGAAGCCGAGGAAGCGGTTTGCCAGGTAATCGCCGAGGCCGAACCGTACCAGTTCGCCTGGATCGGTCAGGAGGATCCGGAGACGGAGACGGTCGTCCCGCGGGCCTCGGCAGGAGCCGACGAGGGCTACCTCTCGTCGGTCGAGATTACGACCGACGACAGCGAGACGGCCCGTGGCCCGACGGGACGAGCGATCGCAACCGGCAGCCTTCAGGTCGTCCAGAGCGTCCGCGAGTCGTCGACGTACGACCCCTGGCGGGGAGATGCACTCGACCGGGAGTTCCGCTCGAGCGCCGCGGTTCCACTGCTCCACGAATCGGCCAGTTTCGGCGTGTTGAACGTGTACGCCGACCGGACTCGCCCGTTCGACGCGGACGAACGTGAATTACTCGAAGAACTCGGGAGCGACGTCGCCCACGCGTTACACACGCTCCAGATCCAGGCGGACCTTCGAGAGACATCGACCAGACTCGAGGCGCTCTTCGAGCACTCACCTGACATGGTCGACATCCACGGCATCGACGGCACGATCCTCGACGCCAATCCCCGGCTGTGCGATTCGCTGGGCTACTCGAAGGAGGAACTGTGTGGGATGGACGTCTGGGAGATCGACGAGACCATCGATCCAGCGGCGGCCACGCAGATCTGGGAAGAGATGGACGCGGGCGACCGATGCGAACTCGAGGGATCGTATCGCCGGCGGGACGGGACGACGTTTCCGGTCGAAGTGCACCTCGAGCGACTGGACATCGAGGGCGAGGGGCCACTCTTCATGGTGATCAGCAGGGACGTGACCGAACGCAAGCGGTCCGAAGACGTGCTCACTGCGCTGCACGAGGCCGGGTCGCGCATCACGGCGTGCGATACCGTCGGCGCCGTCTGTGAGGAAACGGTTCGGGTCGCCGCGTCGATCCTGGAGTTCGACGAGTCCATGATCGCCCTCGAGGAAGACGGAGTCCTCGAGATTCGAGCGACGTCGGAGCACATGCGCGACGACGCTGTCCGGCCGATCCCGGTCGACGAGGGTGTCGCTGGCAAGACGTATCGGACCGGTGAACCGGTCCTCACCGAGGATATGCGGGACGAGCCGGACGCCGATCCTCAGGGGGACTTCCGCTCGGGCATCAGCCTCCCGATCGGCGATCACGGAAACTTCCAGGCGGTTGCCGACGAACCCGGCGCGTTCGACGAGACCGACATCGAACTCGCGGAGCTCCTCCTCTCGCAGGTCGATTCCGCGCTGACGAGACTCCGTCACGAGGAGCAACTGCGGGAACGGAACGAGCGCCTCGACGAGTTCGCGAGCCTCGTGTCCCACGACCTCCGGAATCCACTGACCGTCGCGACCGGTCACCTCGAACTCGCCAGGGAAGACTGTGAGAGCGAGGCGCTCGAGACCGTCGAAACGGCGCTGTCGCGCATGGACGATCTCATCGAGGAACTCCTCACAGTCGCCAGGGGTGACGTGGACAAGCTCTCGACCCGTCCGGTGTCGCTTCCATCCGTCCTCGAGGAGTGCACGGAGGTCGTCGATACGAACGACGCGACGATCGAATCCCGCACCGAGCGCACAATTCTGGCCGATCACCAACAGCTCCGACAGCTCCTGGAGAATCTGCTCGCGAACGCGGTCGAGCACGGCTCGACCAGCCCAGGCTCGCAAGCTCCCCAGGACGCCGTGGAATCTGACAACGACGGCGTGACGATCACCGTCGGCGATCTCGAGGACGGATTCTTCGTCGAGGACGACGGGCCCGGCATCCCGCCGGAGCGACGCGACGACGTCTTCGAACTGGGCAACTCGACGGACGACGACGGGACGGGCATCGGCCTCCACATCGTCGCCCAGGTCGCGGAGAACCACGGCTGGTCCGTGTCGGTAACGGAGGGGAGCCGAGGGGGCGCGCGATTCGAGATTACGGGCGTCGAGGACGCCTAG
- a CDS encoding acetamidase/formamidase family protein encodes MAQQIVDQLAVEEYTLGLVGPDQEWAGTVADGGTVRTHTPPACWGPMITPKFRGGHEVTKPIAVEGAEVGDAIAIRIRDIEVTSVATSTGSMAEREGAFGDDPFVDHQCPECGAKWPESVVEGTGEESIRCAECGANASSFAFEYGITTVFDDDREVGITVDHDAAHDLAERAEEAAALPEHSRQHPILLYEPSEMPGTLGHLRPFIGNIGTTPPVELPDSHNAGDFGQFLIGAGHDWGLEDEEELAARTDGHMDVNAVREGAILVCPVKVDGGGIYVGDMHANQGDGELALHTTDVSGHAEFEVEVIDGLDLDGPLLLPNVEDLPHIAEPYSDEDVERGRELGEEYGVDVETDVGPIQVIGSGATVNDATQNAFDRAGDLLDMSEGEVRTRCTFTGGVEIGRLPGLVQLTMLAPMDVLEEQGMAHLVREQYGL; translated from the coding sequence ATGGCTCAACAGATAGTCGACCAGCTCGCAGTCGAGGAGTACACGCTCGGACTCGTCGGCCCCGACCAGGAGTGGGCGGGGACGGTCGCCGACGGCGGGACGGTCCGGACGCACACCCCACCGGCCTGCTGGGGGCCGATGATCACCCCGAAGTTCCGCGGCGGCCACGAGGTGACGAAACCGATCGCCGTGGAGGGCGCGGAGGTCGGCGACGCCATCGCGATCAGGATTCGCGACATCGAGGTCACGAGCGTCGCCACGAGCACCGGGTCGATGGCAGAGCGTGAAGGCGCCTTCGGCGACGATCCGTTCGTGGATCACCAGTGCCCAGAGTGCGGGGCGAAGTGGCCGGAAAGCGTCGTCGAGGGCACCGGCGAGGAGTCGATCCGCTGTGCGGAGTGTGGCGCGAACGCCTCCTCCTTCGCTTTCGAGTACGGCATCACGACCGTCTTCGACGACGATCGCGAGGTCGGCATCACCGTCGACCACGACGCGGCCCACGACCTCGCCGAGCGCGCCGAGGAGGCGGCTGCGCTCCCGGAGCACTCCCGACAGCACCCGATCTTGCTCTACGAGCCATCCGAGATGCCGGGGACGCTCGGACACCTCCGCCCGTTCATCGGGAACATCGGGACGACGCCACCGGTCGAACTGCCCGATTCCCACAACGCCGGGGACTTCGGCCAGTTCCTGATCGGCGCCGGCCACGACTGGGGCCTCGAGGACGAGGAGGAACTCGCGGCCCGCACCGACGGGCACATGGACGTCAACGCGGTTCGCGAGGGCGCGATCCTCGTCTGCCCGGTGAAGGTCGACGGTGGCGGCATCTACGTCGGCGACATGCACGCCAACCAGGGCGACGGCGAACTCGCGCTCCACACGACGGACGTCAGCGGCCACGCCGAGTTCGAGGTCGAGGTGATCGACGGTCTCGACCTCGACGGCCCGCTACTCCTCCCGAACGTGGAAGACCTGCCGCACATCGCCGAGCCCTACAGCGACGAGGACGTCGAACGAGGGCGCGAACTCGGCGAGGAGTACGGCGTCGACGTCGAGACGGACGTGGGCCCGATCCAGGTCATCGGCTCCGGCGCGACGGTCAACGACGCCACCCAGAACGCCTTCGATCGGGCCGGGGACCTGCTGGACATGAGTGAGGGCGAGGTCCGGACGCGCTGTACCTTCACGGGCGGGGTGGAGATCGGTCGGCTGCCGGGACTGGTCCAGCTCACGATGCTCGCGCCGATGGACGTCCTCGAGGAGCAGGGGATGGCCCACCTCGTCCGAGAGCAGTACGGGCTCTAG
- a CDS encoding ubiquitin-like small modifier protein 1, with protein sequence MEVTVYGQLRAVTGQKQVDVDADGRTVRDVLDAFVAAYPRAEPHLFRDDETPHPSVRVAVDGTIVELGDACPADASLSIHPAMQGG encoded by the coding sequence ATGGAGGTCACGGTGTACGGCCAGCTCAGGGCCGTGACGGGCCAGAAGCAGGTCGACGTCGACGCCGACGGACGGACGGTTCGCGACGTGCTCGACGCGTTCGTCGCGGCGTATCCTCGCGCCGAGCCGCACCTGTTCCGGGACGACGAGACGCCCCACCCGAGCGTCAGGGTCGCCGTCGACGGCACCATCGTGGAACTCGGCGACGCCTGTCCGGCGGACGCGTCACTGAGCATCCACCCGGCGATGCAGGGCGGGTGA
- the ftsZ gene encoding cell division protein FtsZ, whose translation MDSLVDEAIEEAEDGEAEHTDAPVDGGSADDTVAPENRTGNMTDEELKDVLEDLQTNITVVGCGGAGNNTVNRMFEEGIHGAKLVAANTDVQHLVEIEADEKILIGEEKTGGRGAGSLPQVGEEAAIESQEEINEAIDGSDMIFVTAGLGGGTGTGAAPVVAKAARESGALTISIVTTPFTAEGEVRRTNAEAGLERLRDVSDTVIVVPNDRLLDSVGKLPVRQAFKVSDEVLMRSVKGITELITKPGLVNLDFADVRTVMERGGVAMIGLGESDSEAKAQDSVKSALRSPLLDVDISGANSALVNVTGGNDMAIEEAEGVVEEIYDRIDPDARIIWGTSIDESLEGSMRTMIVVTGVESPQIYGGGGTQPDMAAASAPEPAASQPPVDDDGDDIDFVE comes from the coding sequence ATGGACTCGCTCGTAGACGAGGCAATCGAAGAGGCCGAGGATGGGGAGGCCGAGCACACCGACGCGCCGGTCGACGGCGGGTCGGCAGACGACACCGTCGCCCCGGAGAATCGCACGGGCAACATGACCGACGAGGAACTCAAGGACGTCCTCGAGGACCTCCAGACGAACATCACCGTCGTGGGCTGCGGTGGCGCCGGCAACAACACGGTCAACCGGATGTTCGAGGAGGGCATCCACGGCGCGAAACTCGTCGCCGCGAACACCGACGTCCAGCACCTCGTCGAGATCGAGGCCGACGAGAAGATCCTCATCGGCGAGGAGAAGACCGGCGGCCGCGGCGCCGGCTCCCTGCCCCAGGTCGGCGAGGAGGCGGCCATCGAGAGCCAGGAGGAGATCAACGAGGCCATCGACGGCTCCGACATGATCTTCGTCACCGCCGGGCTCGGCGGTGGCACCGGCACCGGCGCGGCGCCCGTCGTCGCCAAGGCTGCGCGCGAGTCCGGCGCCCTCACGATCTCGATCGTCACGACGCCCTTCACCGCGGAGGGCGAGGTCCGCCGCACGAACGCGGAGGCCGGTCTCGAGCGCCTCCGCGACGTCTCCGACACCGTCATCGTCGTCCCCAACGATCGCCTGCTCGACTCCGTCGGCAAACTCCCCGTCCGCCAGGCGTTCAAGGTCTCCGACGAGGTCCTGATGCGCTCCGTGAAGGGCATCACCGAACTGATCACCAAGCCCGGCCTCGTCAACCTCGACTTCGCCGACGTCCGCACCGTCATGGAGCGCGGTGGCGTCGCGATGATCGGCCTCGGCGAGTCCGACTCCGAGGCAAAGGCCCAGGACTCCGTCAAGAGCGCGCTCCGCTCGCCGCTGCTCGACGTGGACATCTCCGGCGCGAACTCCGCGCTCGTCAACGTCACCGGTGGCAACGACATGGCCATCGAGGAGGCAGAGGGCGTCGTCGAGGAGATCTACGATCGGATCGACCCCGACGCCCGCATCATCTGGGGGACCTCGATCGACGAGTCCCTGGAGGGCTCGATGCGCACGATGATCGTCGTCACGGGCGTCGAGTCGCCCCAGATCTACGGCGGCGGTGGCACCCAGCCCGACATGGCCGCGGCGAGCGCGCCGGAGCCCGCCGCGAGCCAGCCTCCGGTCGACGACGACGGCGACGACATCGACTTCGTGGAGTAA
- a CDS encoding D-aminoacyl-tRNA deacylase, whose amino-acid sequence MIGIVESRADEASEHVCEHLRRLGSFEARTDPDRANAEGGGTYHRSDAFELRSFDALHLELDRVADAFDDPDLIVFASRHSGDTGPLLSAHPTGNFGDAEYGGADRSLARAPPNALAAVIEALAEHAPEAYDVSLECTHHGPTDVGAPSMFVELGSGPEQWADPAGAEAVARAILDVAGVAADAPLENDIRRHVVGFGGNHYAPRFTRIARETDWAVGHVVADWSLDELGSPAANADVVEQAFAQSAADCAVVEGSHPALESAIADLDFRIVGETWLRETAGVPLALVETAEDRLVGVEDGLRFGDPVRERGGERATASGYGAGSELTGSGEPASTRLAVVDLPTDLLDVAAGIDREATMAAIDEACVAYETTEAGNRPGDRALVPGDGLPDHDVPQRLLGSLAAILRERFDSITVEADRIVAEETAFDPALAIEAGVPEGPAFGKLSAGEPVAVDGETVAPEDVHERRRVEFPLGGE is encoded by the coding sequence GTGATCGGGATCGTCGAGAGTCGCGCGGACGAGGCGTCCGAACACGTCTGTGAACACCTGCGCCGACTCGGGTCGTTCGAGGCGCGGACCGACCCCGACCGGGCGAACGCCGAGGGCGGGGGCACCTACCACCGTTCGGACGCGTTCGAACTCCGCAGCTTCGACGCCCTCCACCTCGAACTCGACCGCGTCGCCGACGCCTTCGACGACCCCGACCTGATCGTGTTCGCCTCCCGGCACTCCGGCGACACCGGACCGCTCCTCTCCGCGCACCCGACCGGCAACTTCGGCGACGCGGAGTACGGCGGGGCGGATCGTTCGCTCGCCCGGGCACCGCCGAACGCGCTCGCGGCGGTGATCGAGGCGCTCGCCGAGCACGCGCCCGAGGCATACGACGTCAGCCTGGAGTGCACCCACCACGGGCCCACGGACGTCGGGGCGCCGTCGATGTTCGTCGAACTCGGCAGCGGCCCCGAACAGTGGGCCGATCCAGCGGGCGCCGAGGCGGTTGCGCGAGCGATCCTCGACGTCGCTGGCGTGGCCGCTGACGCGCCGTTGGAGAACGATATCCGCCGACACGTCGTCGGCTTCGGCGGCAACCACTACGCGCCGCGATTCACCCGAATCGCTCGCGAGACGGACTGGGCAGTCGGGCACGTCGTGGCGGACTGGTCGCTCGACGAACTCGGATCGCCGGCCGCGAACGCCGACGTCGTCGAGCAGGCGTTCGCACAGAGCGCCGCAGACTGCGCCGTCGTGGAGGGCAGCCACCCCGCCCTGGAGTCAGCGATCGCGGACCTCGATTTCCGGATCGTCGGCGAGACGTGGCTCCGCGAGACCGCCGGCGTCCCCCTCGCACTCGTCGAGACTGCTGAGGACCGCCTGGTGGGCGTCGAGGACGGACTTCGCTTCGGCGATCCCGTCCGCGAGCGGGGCGGCGAGCGAGCCACCGCTAGCGGGTACGGTGCTGGAAGCGAGCTCACGGGATCCGGCGAACCGGCATCGACCCGTCTCGCGGTCGTCGATCTCCCTACCGACCTCCTCGACGTAGCGGCGGGGATCGACCGCGAGGCGACGATGGCCGCCATCGACGAAGCGTGCGTCGCCTACGAGACGACGGAGGCCGGCAACCGGCCGGGCGATCGAGCGCTCGTGCCCGGCGATGGGCTCCCGGACCACGACGTCCCACAGCGGCTCCTCGGCAGCCTCGCGGCGATCCTCCGGGAGCGCTTCGACTCGATCACCGTCGAGGCCGATCGCATCGTCGCCGAGGAGACGGCGTTCGACCCTGCGCTCGCGATCGAAGCCGGCGTCCCCGAGGGGCCGGCGTTCGGGAAGCTCTCGGCCGGCGAGCCGGTGGCGGTCGATGGCGAGACGGTCGCGCCAGAGGACGTCCACGAGCGCCGACGAGTCGAGTTCCCGCTCGGTGGCGAGTAA
- a CDS encoding TetR/AcrR family transcriptional regulator — MSDPVALFADPETSEEEIYRATWEALQAHGLTDLSIQRIADQTDLGKSTIYHHFEGKDDLLTSFVSEFMREHVDALVLQLPEDDMLTLFDRSLDLFILGEGPDGTTLDSLVGDKINDVYLQLRAHAATDPAYQSAIAEADAVGRERMVAMIESGQAEGLIRDTVDPERAAATIYAFVETALLVQSTSDDTDWLRHVRASADDYMADIVADGVSWPPDDQ, encoded by the coding sequence ATGAGCGATCCCGTCGCCCTCTTCGCCGATCCCGAGACCAGCGAGGAGGAGATCTATCGAGCGACCTGGGAGGCCCTCCAGGCCCACGGGCTCACGGACCTCTCGATCCAGCGGATCGCCGACCAGACCGACCTCGGCAAGTCGACGATCTATCACCACTTCGAGGGCAAGGACGACCTCCTCACGTCGTTCGTCTCGGAGTTCATGCGGGAACACGTCGACGCGCTCGTGCTCCAGCTCCCCGAGGACGACATGCTCACCCTCTTCGATCGCTCGCTGGACCTGTTCATCCTCGGGGAAGGGCCGGACGGGACGACGCTCGACTCGCTCGTCGGCGACAAGATCAACGACGTCTACCTCCAGCTTCGCGCTCACGCCGCCACCGATCCTGCCTACCAGAGCGCGATCGCCGAGGCCGACGCCGTCGGCCGCGAACGGATGGTCGCGATGATCGAAAGCGGGCAGGCCGAGGGGCTCATCCGCGATACCGTCGACCCCGAGCGCGCCGCCGCGACCATCTACGCGTTCGTCGAGACCGCCCTGCTGGTCCAGAGCACGAGCGACGACACCGACTGGCTCCGGCACGTCCGCGCCAGCGCCGACGACTACATGGCGGACATCGTGGCCGACGGCGTCTCGTGGCCGCCCGACGACCAGTAA